The region AAGTAAAACTATTTACTTTGTCTTATATGAATGGCCTAGTAATAAAGTGAGTATCTCATAGACCTAAAGTCATAAACTCAATTACACTAACAAtatgattatatttatatatttaggtggcgttcggttaccatgactaatatcatgagactatccatctaggattaagttgtgggattattttagttggagggggagacTATGACTAAtaatcatgagactatccatctaggattaagttgaagggttcaatcttataaaccaaacatgatacatatttaatcatgagatttaatcttgccaaccgaacacccccttagtttgcaaataatgcacaaaaacGTTACTTTGACCTTTGCATATCAAAATAGGAAAGGTCAAAGACAAAAGAGgttataataataacaataaactACTCAATCTTTATATTTATAACAATAAACTATTCAATCtttataataataacaataaactACTCAATCTTAACAGATCAAACATACCATCTTGTCGTTCGATCTTTATGGTCACAATATCATAAAGAATAAAGATAAATGTATATAAAAATGTACATGTACATAATATCCTTAatttttagatttaattaaatttaattaaaaattatttttgttatttattatattatatgtaaCAATAAGAAAGAAGTGATATAAAAACTTTATGTCAAATTGTAACACGAGATTGatgaattaattatacaatatttagtagtgtaaaaaaatcatttttacttaaatattcaaatatttaagttaaaaattcattttttaaaaaattatgcaaaatgattagtatgaaatttattttaaatcaattaatatttatatatcgaTTTTCAATGcaaaatgttttaaaaaaagttCAATTATGTATGTACAATTATGtaccattaattaatcaattattaTTTCAGTTACTATGAATATAATTGACTTAAAAGTTCTGACCTATACGATAGAGTTGGTAACCATcaattccataaaaataatttatttaagtcATAAGCTTGAATTTGACTCTCCAAAAATAACCATCCATCCTAATTTGTACAGATGGAAGTAGTAATTTGTACAGGATGGAAGTAGGATGGATGGTActgtctttttttcttcttcttttagaTAGTGTTTTTATAAAATGCTCGAGTATCAATTAAATACgcactactcccttcgtccaccaATACATGTCACATATGctagaaataaaaaacaatgcTACCACACCTGTGAGACTATAAGTAAATGAGGGGTAATACATAATCTCATGAACAAGTTGAAGGAATTTGATTAATTCCACGAAAGTTAAGATTAACTGAAGAGCAAACTGCTGTAGTTGGCTGCCCATTGTATGTCAAGCTAACTCCAACCTACTCAATGTCTTTGCAAGGCTGCAATCTGCTGCATATAATCTTCACCCCAATCGGTACACTCGACGTGCCACGAACGTCGATAAATTTCACACCTTGTATCGAAACACTCGAATCGCCATCACATTCCGAGTGTGGGCACTGGGCAGTAATGTTGATCGATGATGATCGGATTGTCCACATTATTCACCCTAATGCCCTCAAAACTGACATCCGAAACAAGCCCCGGTGGCGAATGCCCAAACGTCTTGATCCTCAGCCCGTTTTGGGTGTCTGTGAAATTGCAATTGGTGACACGAATTGAACTGACTTCCTTCTCATCCGGATACTTCCCTAGGGAGCCTATGCTGATGCCATGGCCCGGCCCGCAGTTGACTTGAGTGATGTTCACGTTGGTTACTCCTTCTCCTATGGAGATGCAGTCGTCGCCGGTGGCGAAGCTTGCACCGGAGATTGTGATGGTGCTGGAGGCTTGCAGGTGGATGCCGTCGGTGTTGGGGCTGTCGGCCTGGGCGGTGGCGTGGATGTTGGTGATGGCTACGCCGTTGCAGTTGTGGATGCTGAAGTGGAACTTTTTGATGTTGATGGAATGAATGTCGCTTATGCTCAAGCCGTTTACGTGCTCCAACGCCATTGATTGTAaaatttgagtttggtgtaaatgattaaagtaaaattacttttttgtgtgatgtataataaaaaaatgagtttaGTTTAGTGTGAATGGTCAGAGATGACCTGAGATTATTAGAGAGGAGTGAGGGATGTATAGTTATGATGTCGGGGTTGTTGGTTTTCCAATAGGAGGCTCCGTTTCCATCTAAGGTGCCTGTGCCGGATATGGAGAGGCGATCGAGCGAGCGGAACATGATCCAGTATTCGATGTTGGGAGTAGGAACGTAGGGGGCAATTAGGGTTCCATCTAGTACAAATTTGGTGGTGCCAACACTTGGCCCTAGTAATTCAACATCACTTAGTAGATAATTTCCGTTTGGAACAACAATTGTGCCTCCATTAGTTGCACAAGATTGGTTCCATGCATTTAGAATAGCCTGCACCAAGATCACAAAACGATAACGTATAAAATCATCTCGTGCTGAAGTAAAAATGTTCAATTTTAAGTGGGACTTATATAACTAAAAATACTATAGGAAAATAAGTGGTTTATGTACCTGTTTGCTATCTGTTTGGGCATCGGAAATGGCACCAAAATCAGAAATTGAAAAATATGTTGCTTTGGCAATGGACATGAGGAGTGCTCCAAATGGatagaagaaagaaaataacATTAATGCTTTGAGACAACCTGTTTGATGAAGCCATTGATGAAATGGTGCTTGGTTTTGCTAATGATATGACCTTAAAATTTCCGCctcttctatttatatattctaATGTATTTAATTCGATTTTTATGTATGGAAATGCTGATTAGTAGTGGTTTGTCTAGGAAGATTAAGGAATattatcaattaaaaaaaagatatcATACCTtccatattttttcaatttgttttaaATATTGAGCAGATTATTAGGGTAATGATTttgagacataatgtctctaatctctatgctatatttctccTATGTTTTTTCCATAATtacaatttatattttgactaaTACATATcctaatagtattattttaaacaAATATATGCATACATTAATATCAATTAATGAAAATCAAATCAAACTCTTCTTCATCTAAAATGACATATCTATCAAGATTCAGGATTCacatatatagtagtagtattccTAATCAAGGAGAATCCTAATCTTTCTTCAAAATCATAATCTATAAATTATTATTTCGATTCTTCATTCTCACATAATTCACGATAATTCAACATAACTTTGTTGCTCGGTAGCTTTAATATATatttccc is a window of Salvia splendens isolate huo1 chromosome 3, SspV2, whole genome shotgun sequence DNA encoding:
- the LOC121797052 gene encoding exopolygalacturonase-like, with amino-acid sequence MALEHVNGLSISDIHSINIKKFHFSIHNCNGVAITNIHATAQADSPNTDGIHLQASSTITISGASFATGDDCISIGEGVTNVNITQVNCGPGHGISIGSLGKYPDEKEVSSIRVTNCNFTDTQNGLRIKTFGHSPPGLVSDVSFEGIRVNNVDNPIIIDQHYCPVPTLGM